CACTTCTACAACGATGAATCCGATTCAGACGATGAAGAACAAGAAGAGGAAACCCAGTCTTCCGAACTTCAGTGCCAGGAGACAGAAGGTCAGGCGGAGAATGGCCCAGGAGGGAAGGGCAAGGGCCAGCTCACAAACCTGGGATGGAGGTCTGTAGGACACGGTGGCCTCAGTGGTAAGGGTCTACTCCCTCATGGTGACTCTCTGGGGAGCACAGAGTGTTCCTCACCCAAATAAATGGGGTCTCTCTCCTACACCAGACCTGGCTCACATGCACTCCTGGGGACAGCCGTGCCAGGACACCTTGCATTTCCCTTGGTGTTTGGGGGTCGGGGACTACCTCTGGCCAGGACGCCACTCACAGCCAGAACTTAGCTTTTAACTTTTCCTTCTCCTGGTGATTCTCTTCAGGGCACTCATGCACACTGTTGAGAAAGGATTCCAGGACCAGGAGAAGGTTTGTGTTGACATGGGTTGTTATTAGTTGGGACCAACTTTCAAAGCACCATTTACCATTGTCACTGTGCCATCAAGTGACAGATTATTCCAGTATAGGTTACTACCCCACCTGTGCCTCTCACTTAACCTCGGACTCTTTATTTAGcgatttctatttttgtaaaaatgatgAAGCTGTTGTCCCAGGGTTGATGTATTTGCTTACTGGCATTccgaaaatatttatgaaaaataaataaaactgaataatttCCATAAGagtaacagaaattttaaatgtggATTTTTAGGGGACAATTCTGGATAAAAATTTGTGATTCTTGTCTAAGGGCTGAGTgtatgaataaatggagagaagagcTTTAACTCTTAGTTGGGGACTGGTATGGGCTTATTACTTGAATAGAATAACACTGTTTTCAATCAAATTatctaatataaaattatttccatttttttaaatattttgatgattaaatgagtGTACTCCACAAGTTTATCACTTAACTATCTTACATGTGGTTGTTTTCCTATATATAGtacattatataaatttatacttgaaataaatattttgaaagaaaaatgtttgataaTCACCTTTTTtgtgtaaaataattttatttatttatttattta
The DNA window shown above is from Neofelis nebulosa isolate mNeoNeb1 chromosome 5, mNeoNeb1.pri, whole genome shotgun sequence and carries:
- the RIPPLY3 gene encoding protein ripply3, whose translation is MRPEAAAGAREARGRVCHCPADGPRRPPPPRGPESPTPWRPWILTPQETELPATGNPLEPGDDRQTPGSKGAFGFQHPVRLYLPISKRQEYLQSSGEKVLASFPVQATIHFYNDESDSDDEEQEEETQSSELQCQETEGQAENGPGGKGKGQLTNLGWRSVGHGGLSGHSCTLLRKDSRTRRRFVLTWVVISWDQLSKHHLPLSLCHQVTDYSSIGYYPTCASHLTSDSLFSDFYFCKNDEAVVPGLMYLLTGIPKIFMKNK